One window of Athalia rosae chromosome 4, iyAthRosa1.1, whole genome shotgun sequence genomic DNA carries:
- the LOC105693804 gene encoding protein yellow-like isoform X2: MATKKASILAQFAAIFLTLLVADVRCNDPNDKLRAVYSWKALEFTFPNEQAREAAIAVGDFIPGSPMPIDVDTYLHDGRFGRRIFVTIPRFQKGVPVTLGFVTTEVTADGNPKIAPYPNWNWQRSGDCDGLTSVWRIEIDRCGRLWVMDTGKIEERQVCPAQLLVFSLETNRLISRYRFPQSQVRESSLFVTPIVDARGHMCHDTFVYIADVSGFSLLVYDHQNLRSWRISNNLFYPYPNYGTFDIKNEVFDLMDGILGMTLSPLRPYGDRILYFHSLASKVESYVPTSVIRNYTLFADNPEAASRSFVAFKNERSTQSAAQAMDKNGVLFFGLLSELAIGCWNSVNYDYGDEFIERIAQNEDTLQFPSGIKVITSKNGRQELWVMTISFQRVMTGTMSPNETNFRIQAAVIDELVRGTKCDVASININSVRQSTHGSLTFPTE, from the exons ATGGCGACAAAAAAAGCGTCGATTCTGGCGCAGTTCGCCGCtatttttctcaccctccTCGTCGCCGATGTACGCTGCAACGATCCGAACGACAAACTTCGCGCCGTCTACTCTTGGAAGGCCTTAGAATTCACCTTCCCGAATGAACAGGCCAGAGAAGCTGCGATAGCCGTGGGAGATTTCATACCCGGAAGTCCGATGCCAATCGACGTGGACACTTATCTGCACGacg GCAGATTCGGCAGGCGGATATTCGTGACGATTCCGAGATTCCAGAAGGGGGTGCCGGTCACCCTGGGGTTCGTCACTACCGAGGTGACCGCCGACGGAAATCCGAAAATCGCACCCTATCCCAACTGGAATTGGCAGAGAAGCGGCGACTGCGACGGTCTCACCAGCGTGTGGAGGATCGAg ATCGACCGGTGCGGACGACTCTGGGTAATGGACacgggaaaaatcgaagagcgTCAAGTCTGCCCGGCCCAGTTATTAGTTTTCTCGCTGGAGACGAATCGTCTGATATCGCGGTACAGATTCCCGCAGAGTCAAGTGAGGGAGAGCTCGTTATTCGTAACACCGATAGTCGACGCGCGGGGACACATGTGCCACGACACTTTCGTCTACATAGCGGACGTCTCGGGATTTTCACTGCTCGTCTACGACCACCAGAATCTCCGCAGCTGGAGGATAAGCAACAATTTGTTCTACCCGTATCCCAATTACGGTACGTTCGACATAAAGAATGAGGTTTTCGACCTGATGGACGGTATATTGGGGATGACTTTGAGCCCCCTGAGGCCCTACGGAGACAGGATTCTCTACTTTCATTCCCTGGCGAGCAAAGTCGAGTCCTACGTTCCAACGTCTGTGATAAG GAACTACACGTTGTTCGCGGATAATCCGGAAGCGGCTAGCCGTTCGTTCGTAGCTTTCAAAAACGAGAGGAGCACCCAATCGGCGGCTCAGGCGATGGACAAAAACGGAGTATTGTTTTTCGGACTGCTGTCGGAACTGGCGATCGGATGTTGGAACAGCGTGAACTACGATTACGGCGACGAGTTCATCGAAAGGATAGCGCAGAACGAGGACACCCTCCAGTTCCCGTCGGGGATAAAG GTAATCACGTCGAAGAACGGTCGTCAGGAATTGTGGGTGATGACGATATCGTTCCAGCGAGTTATGACGGGTACGATGAGTCCGAACGAGACGAATTTCCGCATCCAGGCGGCTGTGATCGACGAACTAGTTCGCGGCACGAAATGCGACGTAGCCTCGATAAACATCAATTCCGTAAGACAGTCGACCCACGGATCGCTCACCTTTCCGACGGAATGA
- the LOC105693804 gene encoding protein yellow-like isoform X1: protein MTRWSAEWIVDVDIKMATKKASILAQFAAIFLTLLVADVRCNDPNDKLRAVYSWKALEFTFPNEQAREAAIAVGDFIPGSPMPIDVDTYLHDGRFGRRIFVTIPRFQKGVPVTLGFVTTEVTADGNPKIAPYPNWNWQRSGDCDGLTSVWRIEIDRCGRLWVMDTGKIEERQVCPAQLLVFSLETNRLISRYRFPQSQVRESSLFVTPIVDARGHMCHDTFVYIADVSGFSLLVYDHQNLRSWRISNNLFYPYPNYGTFDIKNEVFDLMDGILGMTLSPLRPYGDRILYFHSLASKVESYVPTSVIRNYTLFADNPEAASRSFVAFKNERSTQSAAQAMDKNGVLFFGLLSELAIGCWNSVNYDYGDEFIERIAQNEDTLQFPSGIKVITSKNGRQELWVMTISFQRVMTGTMSPNETNFRIQAAVIDELVRGTKCDVASININSVRQSTHGSLTFPTE, encoded by the exons ATGACGCGTTGGAGTGCAGAGTGGATTGTAGACGTCG ATATTAAAATGGCGACAAAAAAAGCGTCGATTCTGGCGCAGTTCGCCGCtatttttctcaccctccTCGTCGCCGATGTACGCTGCAACGATCCGAACGACAAACTTCGCGCCGTCTACTCTTGGAAGGCCTTAGAATTCACCTTCCCGAATGAACAGGCCAGAGAAGCTGCGATAGCCGTGGGAGATTTCATACCCGGAAGTCCGATGCCAATCGACGTGGACACTTATCTGCACGacg GCAGATTCGGCAGGCGGATATTCGTGACGATTCCGAGATTCCAGAAGGGGGTGCCGGTCACCCTGGGGTTCGTCACTACCGAGGTGACCGCCGACGGAAATCCGAAAATCGCACCCTATCCCAACTGGAATTGGCAGAGAAGCGGCGACTGCGACGGTCTCACCAGCGTGTGGAGGATCGAg ATCGACCGGTGCGGACGACTCTGGGTAATGGACacgggaaaaatcgaagagcgTCAAGTCTGCCCGGCCCAGTTATTAGTTTTCTCGCTGGAGACGAATCGTCTGATATCGCGGTACAGATTCCCGCAGAGTCAAGTGAGGGAGAGCTCGTTATTCGTAACACCGATAGTCGACGCGCGGGGACACATGTGCCACGACACTTTCGTCTACATAGCGGACGTCTCGGGATTTTCACTGCTCGTCTACGACCACCAGAATCTCCGCAGCTGGAGGATAAGCAACAATTTGTTCTACCCGTATCCCAATTACGGTACGTTCGACATAAAGAATGAGGTTTTCGACCTGATGGACGGTATATTGGGGATGACTTTGAGCCCCCTGAGGCCCTACGGAGACAGGATTCTCTACTTTCATTCCCTGGCGAGCAAAGTCGAGTCCTACGTTCCAACGTCTGTGATAAG GAACTACACGTTGTTCGCGGATAATCCGGAAGCGGCTAGCCGTTCGTTCGTAGCTTTCAAAAACGAGAGGAGCACCCAATCGGCGGCTCAGGCGATGGACAAAAACGGAGTATTGTTTTTCGGACTGCTGTCGGAACTGGCGATCGGATGTTGGAACAGCGTGAACTACGATTACGGCGACGAGTTCATCGAAAGGATAGCGCAGAACGAGGACACCCTCCAGTTCCCGTCGGGGATAAAG GTAATCACGTCGAAGAACGGTCGTCAGGAATTGTGGGTGATGACGATATCGTTCCAGCGAGTTATGACGGGTACGATGAGTCCGAACGAGACGAATTTCCGCATCCAGGCGGCTGTGATCGACGAACTAGTTCGCGGCACGAAATGCGACGTAGCCTCGATAAACATCAATTCCGTAAGACAGTCGACCCACGGATCGCTCACCTTTCCGACGGAATGA